One part of the Prunus persica cultivar Lovell chromosome G5, Prunus_persica_NCBIv2, whole genome shotgun sequence genome encodes these proteins:
- the LOC18775913 gene encoding respiratory burst oxidase homolog protein A, with protein sequence MRSHPRHERRWASDSVPEKSLVSAGTSPAMTEDSSSGADQEFVEVTLDLQDDNTIVLRSVEPATVIHVDDLAGVGASPGTETPASASASVSRSPSTMRRSSSNNRIRQFSQELKAEAVAKAKQFSQELKAELRRFSWSHGHASRVLSASASQNAGAGTSTGTFDSALAARALRRQRAQLDRTRSGAQKALRGLRFISNCKSTKTNGVDAWNDVEASFNKLAKDGQLLRADFAQCIGMRDSKEFALELFDALGRRRRMKVDKISKDELYEFWSQISDQSFDSRLQIFFDMVDKNEDGRITEEEVKEIIMLSASANKLSRLKEQAEEYAALIMEELDPERLGYIELWQLETLLLQKDTYLNYSQALSYTSQALSQNLQGLRRRSPIRRMSTKLLYYLQENWRRVWVLTLWVAIMIGLFTWKFYQYKQKKAFHVMGYCLLTAKGAAETLKFNMALVLLPVCRNTITWLRNTRLGFFVPFDDNINFHKTIAAAIVVGVILHAGNHLACDFPRLIEVSKSDYDKYLVQDFGKHKPKYIDLIKGAEGVTGIIMLTCMIIAFTLATRWFRRSIIKLPKPFNRLTGFNAFWYSHHLFVIVYALLIIHGVFLYMVHTWYLKTTWMYISVPILLYAGERTLRIFRSGFYTVRLLKVAIYPGNVLTLQMSKPPQFKYKSGQYMFVQCPAVSPFEWHPFSITSAPGDDYLSVHIRQLGDWTQELKRVFSEACEPPLAGKSGLLRADETTKTSLPKLLIDGPYGAPAQDYRKYDVLLLVGLGIGATPFISILKDLLNNIVKMEEQADSVSDMSRASDLSAGSTDSPNPNKVYPKRKKTLKTTNAYFYWVTREQGSFDWFKGVMNEVAEQDQRGVIEMHNYLTSVYEEGDARSTLITMVQALNHAKNGVDIVSGTRVRTHFARPNWKKVFSKTCSKHCNARIGVFYCGAPVLAKELSQLCYEFNQKGSTKFEFHKEHF encoded by the exons ATGAGGTCTCATCCGAGGCACGAGCGCCGATGGGCCTCGGACTCGGTTCCCGAGAAGTCGCTTGTCAGCGCCGGAACGTCGCCGGCCATGACCGAAGATTCAAGCTCGGGAGCCGATCAGGAATTCGTAGAAGTAACTCTCGATTTACAGGACGACAACACCATCGTCCTCCGCAGCGTCGAGCCTGCCACCGTCATTCACGTCGATGACCTCGCCGGCGTCGGAGCCTCACCCGGAACAGAAACTCCGGCTTCTGCCTCAGCCTCGGTTTCCCGGTCGCCGTCGACGATGCGCCGAAGCTCCTCCAACAATCGAATACGCCAGTTCTCTCAGGAGCTGAAAGCGGAGGCGGTGGCGAAGGCGAAGCAGTTCTCTCAGGAGCTTAAAGCCGAGCTGCGGAGGTTCTCGTGGAGCCATGGCCACGCCTCGCGCGTTTTGTCTGCTTCGGCTTCTCAGAATGCCGGTGCCGGAACCTCCACCGGCACGTTCGACTCGGCGCTGGCGGCTCGGGCGCTGAGACGGCAGCGAGCTCAGCTGGACCGCACTCGGTCCGGCGCGCAGAAGGCGCTTCGCGGGCTGAGGTTCATCAGCAACTGCAAGAGCACGAAGACCAATGGAGTCGATGCCTGGAACGACGTCGAGGCCAGCTTCAATAAGCTCGCCAAAGACGGCCAGCTCCTCCGCGCCGATTTTGCTCAATGCATCG gaaTGAGAGATTCGAAGGAGTTTGCTCTGGAGCTGTTCGATGCGTTGGGCCGGAGACGGAGAATGAAGGTTGACAAAATCAGCAAGGACGAGCTTTACGAGTTCTGGTCCCAAATTTCCGATCAAAGCTTCGATTCGCGGCTTCAGATCTTCTTCGACAT GGTGGACAAGAATGAAGATGGTAGAATTACTGAAGAGGAAGTAAAAGAG ATTATCATGTTGAGTGCCTCTGCAAACAAGCTATCGAGATTGAAGGAACAAGCAGAGGAATATGCAGCTCTCATCATGGAAGAGTTGGATCCCGAAAGACTTGGCTACATTGAG CTGTGGCAATTGGAAACCCTTCTACTACAGAAGGACACGTACCTAAACTACAGCCAAGCACTGAGCTACACGAGCCAAGCTCTAAGCCAAAACCTCCAAGGGCTGAGAAGGAGAAGTCCAATACGCAGAATGAGCACAAAACTGCTCTATTATTTGCAGGAAAACTGGAGGAGAGTCTGGGTTTTGACATTGTGGGTTGCCATTATGATCGGGCTCTTCACGTGGAAGTTCTACCAGTACAAGCAGAAAAAAGCTTTTCATGTAATGGGTTATTGCCTTCTCACGGCTAAGGGCGCTGCCGAGACTTTGAAATTCAACATGGCTCTGGTGCTCTTGCCTGTTTGTCGAAACACCATCACTTGGCTCAGGAACACCAGGCTAGGGTTCTTTGTGCCTTTTGACGACAACATCAACTTCCACAAG ACCATTGCTGCAGCCATTGTAGTTGGTGTCATTCTCCATGCTGGGAACCATCTTGCCTGTGATTTTCCAAGGCTTATAGAGGTCTCCAAATCGGACTACGACAAGTATTTGGTTCAAGACTTTGGAAAACATAAACCCAAATATATAGATTTGATCAAAGGAGCTGAGGGCGTGACTGGAATTATAATGCTGACATGCATGATAATTGCTTTCACACTCGCTACACGATGGTTCAGGCGCAGCATTATTAAGCTTCCCAAGCCCTTTAACAGGCTCACTGGCTTCAATGCATTCTGGTATTCCCATCACTTATTTGTCATTGTCTACGCCTTGCTCATTATCCACGGCGTTTTCCTCTATATGGTGCACACATGGTACCTTAAGACG ACTTGGATGTATATTTCTGTTCCTATTTTACTATATGCTGGAGAAAGGACCCTGAGAATCTTCCGGTCTGGCTTCTATACTGTTCGACTTCTGAAG GTTGCTATTTATCCTGGAAATGTTCTCACACTGCAAATGTCTAAGCCTCCCCAGTTCAAATACAAAAGTGGACAGTACATGTTTGTCCAGTGCCCAGCTGTTTCTCCCTTTGAGTG GCATCCATTTTCGATTACATCAGCTCCCGGTGACGACTACCTTAGCGTTCACATCCGCCAGCTTGGTGACTGGACACAAGAGCTTAAGAGGGTTTTCTCAGAAGCCTGTGAGCCTCCCTTAGCTGGGAAGAGCGGCCTGCTAAGGGCTGATGAAACAACCAAGACAAG TTTGCCCAAGCTTTTAATAGATGGACCTTATGGTGCCCCAGCACAAGATTACCGGAAATATGATGTCCTGCTACTTGTTGGTCTTGGAATCGGCGCAACGCCTTTCATCAGTATTCTAAAAGATTTGCTCAATAATATTGTCAAAATGGAAGAGCAGGCA GACTCTGTTTCAGATATGAGTAGAGCATCAGACCTAAGTGCTGGGAGTACAGATTCTCCGAATCCAAACAAGGTTTATCCGAAACGGAAAAAGACTTTGAAGACCACCAATGCCTACTTTTATTGGGTGACGAGGGAGCAAGGCTCATTTGATTGGTTCAAAGGAGTGATGAATGAAGTTGCAGAACAGGATCAAAGG GGTGTTATTGAGATGCACAACTACTTGACTAGCGTGTACGAAGAAGGCGACGCTCGATCAACACTCATCACCATGGTCCAAGCTCTCAACCATGCTAAGAATGGGGTTGACATTGTGTCTGGCACAAGG GTAAGAACCCATTTTGCAAGGCCTAATTGGAAGAAAGTTTTCTCAAAAACTTGCTCAAAGCACTGTAATGCAAGGATTG GTGTTTTCTATTGTGGAGCACCAGTTTTGGCCAAAGAACTTAGCCAGCTCTGCTATGAGTTCAATCAAAAAGGTTCAACCAAGTTCGAATTCCACAAGGAGCACTTTTAA
- the LOC18777218 gene encoding uncharacterized protein LOC18777218, with protein sequence MGDAESLHSADELKRQKKIKLAIYITIFVVFQIIVITTMSLTVMKVKTPRFRLGNINVESFVSDSAAPSFDTKFTTQIKIKNSANWGSYKFNAANITFLHQGATLAVIDIAKGKAGWLSTIKRNAEVSLNSNAITGSNFGTELSSGVLTLNSVGRLNGKVAIMFIMKKKKAANMNCTIAFDVTAKTLKSLECK encoded by the coding sequence ATGGGTGATGCAGAATCTTTGCATTCCGCTGATGAGCTGAAACGccagaagaaaatcaaattggccatCTATATTACTATTTTCGTTGTGTTTCAGATCATAGTTATCACCACAATGAGTCTCACTGTCATGAAAGTGAAAACCCCCAGGTTCAGGCTAGGCAACATCAATGTCGAAAGCTTCGTATCTGACTCGGCAGCGCCTTCATTCGACACGAAATTCACAACCCAAATCAAGATCAAGAACTCAGCCAACTGGGGTTCCTACAAGTTCAATGCTGCCAATATCACGTTTCTACACCAAGGAGCGACTCTGGCAGTAATTGATATCGCAAAAGGCAAGGCTGGATGGCTTTCGACCATAAAAAGAAATGCGGAGGTGAGTTTAAATTCAAATGCAATAACTGGTTCAAACTTTGGAACTGAATTGAGCAGCGGGGTGTTGACGCTCAACAGCGTAGGAAGATTGAACGGAAAAGTTGCAATTATGTTCatcatgaagaagaagaaggccgCCAACATGAACTGCACCATAGCTTTTGATGTGACAGCCAAGACCCTCAAATCTTTAGAATGCAAGTGA
- the LOC18775805 gene encoding uncharacterized protein LOC18775805 produces the protein MAWKTNDAESLQSSDELKRQKKIKMAIYITIFVVFQIIVITTMSLTVMKVKTPKFRLGSNINFQSFESVPATPSFDMKFTTQIRIKNSANWGSYKFNAANVTFQYQGATVGVIDIAKGKVGWLSTIKRDVEVSLSSSAITFSNLGSELSSGVLTLNSVGRLNGKVAIMFIMKKKKATNMNCTIAFDVAAKTLKSLECK, from the coding sequence ATGGCTTGGAAAACAAATGATGCAGAATCTTTGCAATCCTCTGATGAGCTGAAACGccagaagaaaatcaaaatggccatatatattactattttcGTTGTGTTTCAGATCATAGTTATCACCACGATGAGTCTCACTGTGATGAAAGTCAAGACCCCCAAGTTCAGGCTAGGCAGCAACATCAACTTCCAAAGCTTTGAATCTGTCCCGGCAACGCCTTCATTCGACATGAAATTCACAACCCAAATCAGGATCAAGAACTCAGCCAACTGGGGTTCCTACAAGTTCAATGCTGCCAATGTCACGTTTCAATACCAAGGGGCGACTGTGGGAGTAATTGATATCGCAAAGGGCAAGGTTGGATGGCTTTCGACCATAAAAAGAGATGTGGAGGTGAGTTTGAGTTCAAGTGCAATAACTTTTTCAAATCTTGGAAGCGAATTGAGCAGCGGGGTGTTGACGCTCAACAGCGTAGGCAGATTGAATGGAAAAGTTGCAATTATGTTcataatgaagaagaagaaggctaCCAACATGAACTGCACCATAGCTTTTGATGTGGCAGCCAAGACGCTCAAATCTTTAGAATGCAAATGA